In Synechococcus sp. RS9909, one genomic interval encodes:
- a CDS encoding 4-hydroxythreonine-4-phosphate dehydrogenase has translation MHSIDMAMLRWLLLGLLLYGLGTALRHGWLEVQWHRLLHDAGLTFVDPDEPIELHELPLFKPTP, from the coding sequence GTGCACTCAATCGACATGGCGATGCTGCGCTGGTTGCTTCTGGGGCTGTTGTTGTATGGGCTCGGGACGGCTCTGCGTCATGGTTGGCTGGAGGTGCAGTGGCATCGTCTGTTGCATGACGCCGGTCTCACCTTCGTTGATCCGGATGAACCGATCGAGCTCCACGAGCTGCCTCTGTTCAAGCCGACGCCTTGA